The following proteins are encoded in a genomic region of Magnolia sinica isolate HGM2019 chromosome 1, MsV1, whole genome shotgun sequence:
- the LOC131227017 gene encoding uncharacterized protein LOC131227017 — MDATLYLAARDGDSGTLIDLANGNLDILRSMAPQGNNILHITASAAIEEDKYIDFVRETMCRCPSLIDQANDHGDTPLHCAARTGKVGIFNLLMGQVDCTSLRRINNMGNTVLIEAITNRRKEVVKKLLEIDHSINDSAQLEEMKVLIRMTDNDSQNALHHAARQNDNESIARQLLDIEPLLAYVLNNDGDSPLHIAATFGSADTFELLVKKSPDAIEQLDQSGRNAFQISAMSGWCDPIAWTWRSSPQLHSAIKEADKKYGNSLLHLAVIHHNIKLAALLVRHEMVDLEMENKDGYTALDLVELRQEDEIQVFGGGSPKLRISCFLIKALKTCKA; from the exons ATGGATGCGACATTGTACCTCGCAGCAAGGGATGGAGATTCAGGAACTCTTATTGATCTTGCTAATGGGAACCTGGACATTCTTCGGTCTATGGCTCCACAAGGCAACAATATCCTTCACATTACAGCCAGTGCTGCGATAGAAGAAGACAAATACATTGATTTTGTGAGGGAGACCATGTGCCGGTGCCCGTCCCTCATTGATCAAGCAAATGACCATGGCGACACTCCTCTACATTGCGCTGCAAGGACCGGTAAGGTCGGCATATTCAACCTTCTGATGGGTCAG GTAGACTGTACCAGCCTAAGGAGAATAAATAACATGGGAAACACTGTCCTGATTGAGGCCATAACGAACCGTCGTAAAGAGGTTGTGAAGAAGTTACTGGAAATAGACCATTCCATCAATGACTCTGCTC AGTTGGAAGAAATGAAGGTGTTGATAAGGATGACAGACAACGACAGTCAAAATGCACTTCACCATGCAGCTCGCCAAAACGACAATGAGTCCATTGCTAGGCAGCTACTCGACATCGAACCTTTACTAGCCTATGTTTTAAACAATGACGGAGACTCGCCTCTTCATATCGCCGCCACTTTTGGCTCTGCAGACACATTTGAATTGCTAGTAAAAAAATCTCCGGATGCCATCGAGCAGCTTGATCAGAGTGGAAGGAACGCCTTTCAAATATCTGCCATGAGTGGCTGGTGTGATCCGATTGCTTGGACATGGAGGTCTTCCCCACAGCTTCATAGTGCAATTAAGGAAGCCGATAAAAAATATGGAAATTCACTTCTCCATCTTGCAGTGATACACCACAATATTAAATTGGCTGCACTCCTAGTGAGGCATGAAATGGTGGatttggaaatggaaaataaGGATGGTTACACTGCTTTAGACCTTGTTGAGTTAAGACAAGAGGATGAAATTCAGGTATTTG gaggggGAAGTCCAAAGCTCCGCATATCTTGCTTCCTAATAAAAGCCCTCAAAACTTGCAAAGCTTAA